A portion of the Adhaeribacter radiodurans genome contains these proteins:
- a CDS encoding NAD(P)-dependent alcohol dehydrogenase — MKIQAAISHSKGEPLQIEEVELTALAADEVLIKIVATGVCHTDAESMNGRGVPFPAVLGHEGAGIIEKVGAGVTNLQPGDHVVLSFSYCGECSQCLSGHQNLCEGSVELNFGGKSKDGKNRIHQHNHPLSTFFGQSSFATYSIANKNNVVKVDKDVDLALLGPLGCGIQTGSGTVMNILHPEPGTSLAIYGGGAVGLSAVMAAKIMGLKDIIVVDLHKNRLDLAMELGATHVLNGKEVDVVEEIKTITNGGVHYAIETTGASPVILQSIHALRVAGKVAIVGMGGDVMLNFTNDILMEGKKIVGAVEGDSIPQLFIPKLIQYYKEGKFPFDKLIKFYDFEDINTAFEESKSGATLKPVLRIGK, encoded by the coding sequence ATGAAAATTCAAGCAGCAATTTCACACAGTAAGGGCGAGCCTTTACAAATTGAAGAAGTAGAACTAACTGCACTCGCTGCAGACGAAGTATTGATAAAAATTGTTGCTACAGGAGTGTGCCATACGGATGCAGAATCCATGAATGGAAGAGGCGTGCCTTTCCCAGCGGTACTTGGTCATGAAGGAGCGGGAATTATTGAAAAAGTGGGTGCCGGGGTGACTAATCTGCAGCCGGGAGATCATGTTGTGCTTTCGTTTTCATACTGTGGCGAGTGTTCACAGTGCTTGAGCGGCCATCAAAATCTATGTGAAGGGTCGGTAGAACTAAACTTTGGCGGTAAGTCAAAGGATGGCAAAAACCGTATTCACCAGCACAATCATCCGCTTTCTACTTTCTTTGGGCAGTCTTCGTTTGCAACCTATTCTATTGCTAATAAAAATAACGTAGTGAAAGTAGACAAGGACGTTGATCTAGCGCTGTTAGGGCCTCTAGGCTGCGGTATCCAAACCGGCAGCGGTACTGTCATGAATATTTTACATCCTGAACCAGGTACATCACTTGCCATATATGGAGGAGGTGCCGTTGGCTTGAGTGCCGTGATGGCGGCTAAAATCATGGGGTTAAAAGATATTATAGTAGTAGATCTTCATAAAAATCGTTTGGACCTTGCCATGGAACTCGGTGCCACCCATGTATTGAATGGCAAAGAAGTAGATGTAGTAGAAGAAATTAAAACAATCACGAATGGTGGTGTTCATTATGCTATTGAAACCACTGGTGCCTCTCCTGTGATTTTACAATCCATCCATGCTTTGCGTGTAGCAGGTAAGGTGGCCATTGTCGGTATGGGTGGGGATGTCATGTTAAACTTTACAAATGACATATTGATGGAAGGAAAGAAGATTGTGGGTGCTGTTGAGGGAGATTCCATTCCTCAATTATTCATTCCCAAATTAATTCAATATTATAAAGAAGGGAAATTTCCTTTTGATAAATTGATAAAATTCTACGACTTTGAAGATATCAATACGGCATTCGAAGAATCCAAAAGCGGTGCAACACTTAAGCCTGTTTTGAGAATAGGCAAGTAG
- a CDS encoding NADPH-dependent FMN reductase — translation MNAYKIAVIVGSLRKESYNLKTAKALIGMAPETLSFELLPIGDLPLYNEEYDGASPEQYNRFREQLRSFDGLLFLTPEYNRSVPGVLKNAIDVGSRPYGQNCWDGKPGGVVSVSISSLGGFGANHHLRQSLVFVNVPTMPQPEAYIGNAQNLFDESGNLTNESTREFLQTFMTAFENWVKVHVKKPITA, via the coding sequence ATGAATGCATACAAAATAGCTGTAATCGTAGGCAGCCTTCGGAAAGAATCCTATAATCTTAAAACCGCAAAAGCATTGATAGGGATGGCCCCCGAAACTTTATCCTTTGAGCTGTTGCCTATCGGAGATCTGCCCCTTTACAATGAAGAATATGATGGGGCATCGCCGGAGCAATACAACCGGTTCCGGGAGCAACTCAGAAGTTTTGACGGTCTTCTTTTTTTAACGCCGGAGTATAACCGTTCCGTACCAGGGGTATTAAAAAACGCCATCGATGTAGGCTCCCGTCCTTATGGACAAAATTGCTGGGATGGAAAGCCGGGTGGTGTTGTTAGTGTTTCCATAAGTTCATTAGGAGGGTTTGGCGCCAATCATCATTTACGCCAATCGCTGGTCTTTGTAAATGTGCCGACTATGCCGCAGCCAGAAGCCTATATCGGAAATGCCCAAAATTTATTCGACGAAAGTGGCAACCTTACCAATGAATCTACCCGCGAGTTTCTGCAAACTTTCATGACTGCTTTCGAGAATTGGGTAAAAGTTCATGTAAAAAAACCGATTACGGCATAA
- a CDS encoding phosphoribosylpyrophosphate synthetase: MEPYVTLSETMNDLRKQGYTEDFNLRQNCLECRNGQFKVFADDFKVDSFYRFEGESNPSDAAILYAISSDRHGLKGVLVNAYGIYSEPVTDEMMEKMQIRN, translated from the coding sequence ATGGAACCATACGTCACCCTTTCCGAAACCATGAATGACCTGCGCAAGCAGGGCTATACCGAAGATTTTAATCTGCGTCAAAACTGCTTGGAGTGCCGCAACGGCCAGTTTAAAGTATTTGCAGATGACTTTAAGGTAGATAGCTTTTATCGGTTTGAAGGAGAAAGCAATCCTTCGGATGCGGCGATACTTTACGCCATTTCTTCTGACCGCCACGGATTAAAAGGGGTGCTGGTGAATGCTTATGGCATTTACAGCGAACCGGTTACGGATGAAATGATGGAAAAAATGCAAATACGAAACTGA
- a CDS encoding Crp/Fnr family transcriptional regulator has protein sequence MVLYELFFQKFNEIVPLTPEEQELIKNYLTPKKLRKKQYLLQGGDVCKFIAFVEKGALRSFSINDKDEEHIIQFALEGWLIADLYSFLTGEPATYNIEALENAELVLISKPAHEELLKLLPKYETYTRLQLTGAYIAMQRRLTSIISLPLEERYAGFTALYPDIVQRVPQHMIASYMGLTPETLSRVRRRMAGN, from the coding sequence ATGGTCTTGTATGAGCTTTTCTTCCAGAAATTTAACGAAATCGTTCCGCTTACCCCGGAAGAGCAGGAGCTTATAAAAAACTACCTGACCCCTAAAAAGCTGCGCAAAAAGCAATACCTCTTACAGGGAGGTGATGTTTGCAAATTTATAGCCTTTGTAGAGAAAGGAGCCTTACGGTCTTTTTCGATTAACGATAAAGATGAAGAACACATTATTCAGTTTGCGCTGGAGGGTTGGCTCATTGCGGACCTGTACAGCTTTTTAACCGGCGAACCCGCTACCTATAACATTGAAGCGCTGGAAAATGCCGAACTGGTATTAATCAGCAAACCGGCCCACGAAGAACTGTTGAAATTATTACCCAAATACGAAACCTACACCCGCCTCCAACTCACCGGCGCCTATATTGCCATGCAACGAAGGTTGACCTCCATAATCAGCTTGCCTTTAGAAGAACGGTATGCTGGCTTTACCGCCCTTTACCCGGACATTGTGCAGCGGGTGCCGCAGCACATGATTGCTTCTTATATGGGACTTACCCCCGAAACCCTAAGCCGGGTCAGAAGAAGAATGGCCGGCAATTAA
- a CDS encoding NADPH-dependent F420 reductase encodes MQTKQTIAIIGATGSMGLAISKSLAKGNYRLLLCANQQEKVQALVQEITHRNPNAEVEALDCSVNASWEADIIIAAVPYAAEKEVAQKIKEVANQKIVISIANPLNETYDGLVTAPDTSAAEELQKLLPHSKVVKAFNTTFAADFYTPVIDGKQVDAFIAGNEDEALQTVSELVKTAGFNPVVAGKLLVSGTLERMQLLLIQLNLKNNYNWLAGWKILHH; translated from the coding sequence ATGCAAACGAAACAAACCATAGCTATTATCGGCGCCACTGGCAGTATGGGTTTGGCTATTTCTAAAAGCCTGGCCAAAGGTAATTATAGGTTACTCCTGTGCGCGAATCAGCAAGAAAAAGTGCAGGCACTGGTACAGGAAATTACTCATCGTAATCCTAACGCCGAGGTAGAAGCGCTTGACTGCTCGGTGAACGCCAGTTGGGAGGCCGATATTATTATTGCGGCCGTTCCTTACGCGGCCGAAAAAGAGGTGGCTCAAAAAATTAAAGAAGTAGCCAACCAGAAAATTGTCATCAGCATTGCCAACCCCCTGAACGAGACCTACGATGGCCTGGTAACGGCACCCGATACCAGCGCGGCAGAGGAATTGCAAAAGCTGTTGCCGCATTCAAAAGTGGTGAAAGCTTTTAACACCACGTTCGCGGCCGATTTTTACACCCCGGTAATTGATGGCAAACAAGTGGATGCATTTATCGCGGGCAATGAGGACGAGGCCCTGCAAACAGTGTCGGAATTGGTGAAAACCGCCGGTTTTAATCCTGTTGTGGCCGGCAAGTTACTGGTAAGCGGTACACTCGAAAGAATGCAACTGCTGCTAATTCAATTAAACCTGAAAAACAATTACAATTGGTTAGCCGGTTGGAAAATCCTGCACCATTAA
- a CDS encoding YceI family protein: MKKLSFILSFLVLSLGVSAQSAWKADPNHSRLGFTVTHLGIADVPGHFDAYDVTITASNQDFSDAVVEMTAQTASINTRVEPRDKHLKSADFFDVEKFPAMTFKSTSIRKAGENKYKLTGNLTLRGITKPVTVDMRYRGTTANPNAKGAPVAGIQITGTIKRSDFGLGKDFPAPMISDEVEIKADGEFGQK; encoded by the coding sequence ATGAAAAAGTTATCATTTATATTATCTTTCCTGGTACTATCGCTGGGAGTATCTGCCCAAAGTGCCTGGAAAGCCGACCCTAACCACTCCAGGTTAGGATTTACTGTAACGCACCTGGGTATTGCCGATGTGCCGGGGCATTTTGATGCGTACGATGTTACCATAACGGCTTCTAATCAAGACTTTAGCGATGCCGTGGTGGAAATGACAGCCCAGACGGCTTCCATAAATACCCGCGTAGAACCCCGCGACAAACACCTGAAAAGTGCTGACTTCTTTGATGTGGAAAAATTCCCCGCCATGACCTTTAAAAGTACTTCTATCAGGAAAGCAGGAGAGAATAAGTACAAACTCACCGGAAATCTGACTTTACGCGGCATCACCAAACCGGTAACCGTTGATATGCGCTACCGGGGCACCACGGCCAACCCTAACGCCAAAGGCGCTCCCGTAGCCGGTATCCAAATTACCGGCACCATAAAACGCTCTGATTTTGGCCTCGGCAAGGATTTTCCGGCACCCATGATTAGTGATGAGGTAGAAATAAAAGCTGATGGTGAGTTCGGCCAAAAATAG
- a CDS encoding glucose 1-dehydrogenase — MKKLENKVIVITGAGMGLGLAAAKEAAKNGALLSLVDYNEKALNEAKQGLSEEYPEAKVITIAADVSKEAEVKKYVDETVKAFGRIDGFYNNAGIEGKQALMADYDLEVFRKVIDINLMGVFYGMRYIIPIMQQQQYGRIVNVASVGGIRGVMNQTPYVASKHAVSGMTKNAALEYGKHGIITNAIAPGAILTPMVAEAFRQVNPDDPKKAESEYAQFNPTKRLGLPEEVARVVIFLLSEDSSYVNGQTIAVDGGQSNAYGFV, encoded by the coding sequence ATGAAAAAATTAGAAAACAAGGTTATTGTAATTACCGGCGCCGGTATGGGGCTGGGACTGGCCGCCGCGAAGGAAGCAGCAAAGAACGGCGCCCTGCTTTCCTTGGTAGACTACAATGAAAAAGCATTGAACGAGGCAAAACAAGGCCTTTCAGAAGAATACCCGGAAGCAAAAGTTATAACCATAGCGGCCGATGTATCTAAAGAAGCGGAAGTGAAAAAGTATGTAGACGAGACGGTAAAGGCGTTCGGCCGCATAGATGGATTCTACAACAACGCCGGCATTGAAGGTAAGCAGGCCCTGATGGCGGATTACGATTTAGAAGTATTCCGGAAGGTAATTGACATTAACCTGATGGGGGTGTTTTATGGTATGCGGTACATCATTCCCATCATGCAACAACAGCAATACGGACGTATTGTGAACGTGGCCTCCGTCGGCGGCATCCGGGGCGTAATGAATCAAACGCCTTATGTAGCCAGTAAACACGCTGTTTCGGGCATGACCAAAAATGCTGCCCTGGAATACGGCAAACACGGAATTATTACCAATGCCATTGCCCCCGGCGCTATATTAACCCCGATGGTGGCAGAAGCTTTCCGGCAGGTAAACCCGGATGACCCCAAAAAAGCGGAATCGGAATACGCCCAATTTAACCCCACCAAGCGGCTGGGACTTCCGGAAGAAGTGGCCAGGGTCGTCATCTTTTTGTTAAGTGAAGATAGTTCCTACGTTAACGGGCAAACCATTGCCGTAGATGGCGGGCAGTCCAATGCGTATGGCTTTGTTTAA
- a CDS encoding DoxX family protein, translating to MKDKLLTVYPAAHATDVALLIARIAVAALMLTHGLPKLAMLFSGEPVQFAGVYGLSPQLSLGLAIFAEVVCSLLVLVGLGTRLAVIPLIITMLVAAFYIHAADPFMKKEPALQYLLVYVVLFFAGSGRYSVDNSWQRQSLKPALSMST from the coding sequence ATGAAAGATAAATTATTAACGGTCTATCCGGCTGCCCATGCCACAGATGTGGCCTTATTAATAGCCAGAATAGCCGTAGCGGCCTTAATGCTCACGCATGGCTTGCCCAAATTGGCTATGCTTTTTTCAGGAGAGCCGGTTCAATTTGCCGGTGTGTATGGTTTAAGCCCGCAATTATCCCTGGGTCTGGCTATTTTTGCCGAAGTAGTTTGTTCCCTGTTGGTGCTCGTGGGCTTGGGCACCCGGCTAGCCGTAATTCCGCTAATAATTACAATGCTGGTAGCAGCCTTTTATATACACGCAGCCGATCCGTTTATGAAAAAAGAACCGGCCCTGCAATACCTGTTGGTTTATGTGGTGTTGTTTTTTGCAGGTAGTGGCAGATATTCCGTTGATAATTCCTGGCAGCGCCAGTCCTTAAAGCCGGCTTTAAGTATGAGTACATAA
- a CDS encoding ClpXP adapter SpxH family protein: MKIIEKTNPLLCDPETGICEVPATALAGENIPADKKPVQILYFTDPICSSCWGIEPQLRKLKLEYGNYFDIDYKMGGLLKGWDVYGGSDVSNPTDVASHWDEASAYYGMPIDGDLWLEDPLPSSYPPSIAFKAAQLQGHEKGLNFLRRIKEMIFLEKKNITRWEHLQQAALETGLDVQTFKADFEGQAVQLFEKDLELARELGVRGFPTLFFTDADDNRFKVYGSKPYENYEQALLKLYPEAVKQPVDTAYEKIFSHYPTLTLKEFAVLTGSQEEAAERLLSELTYQGKLDKYNSKNGALWRLK, encoded by the coding sequence ATGAAAATAATAGAAAAAACCAATCCGTTATTGTGCGATCCGGAAACCGGCATTTGTGAAGTACCAGCAACCGCTTTAGCCGGGGAAAATATTCCGGCCGACAAAAAGCCAGTACAAATTCTTTATTTTACCGATCCCATCTGTTCCTCTTGCTGGGGTATAGAACCGCAACTACGCAAACTAAAACTGGAATACGGAAACTATTTCGATATAGACTATAAAATGGGTGGCTTGCTGAAAGGATGGGACGTGTATGGTGGCAGCGATGTAAGCAACCCAACAGATGTGGCATCGCATTGGGACGAAGCCAGCGCTTATTATGGCATGCCGATTGATGGTGATTTGTGGCTCGAAGATCCGCTGCCTTCCTCTTATCCGCCGTCCATTGCCTTTAAAGCGGCTCAATTGCAGGGGCACGAAAAAGGACTAAACTTTTTAAGAAGAATAAAGGAGATGATCTTTTTAGAAAAGAAGAACATTACCCGGTGGGAACACCTGCAGCAAGCAGCCCTGGAAACCGGCTTGGATGTTCAAACATTCAAAGCAGACTTTGAAGGCCAGGCGGTGCAATTATTTGAAAAAGACCTGGAACTAGCCAGAGAATTAGGTGTCCGGGGATTCCCAACTTTGTTTTTCACCGATGCGGACGATAACCGGTTTAAGGTATATGGCTCCAAACCGTACGAAAATTACGAACAGGCCTTGCTGAAACTGTACCCGGAAGCGGTTAAACAGCCGGTCGATACCGCTTACGAAAAGATTTTTTCGCATTACCCTACGCTAACTTTAAAAGAGTTTGCGGTGTTAACCGGCAGCCAGGAAGAAGCAGCAGAGCGCCTTTTGAGTGAGCTCACTTATCAGGGAAAATTAGACAAATATAATTCCAAAAACGGCGCCTTGTGGAGATTGAAGTAA
- a CDS encoding heavy-metal-associated domain-containing protein, with the protein MTHTYKINGMTCDGCRTKVENALNTIEGVQATVTLNPMEATITMEKHVPTEELQDALSAAGNYTIQMTLPPSHDGHHHQPH; encoded by the coding sequence ATGACTCATACCTATAAAATAAACGGCATGACCTGCGATGGTTGTCGGACGAAAGTTGAAAATGCACTCAATACCATAGAAGGCGTTCAGGCTACGGTTACCTTAAATCCCATGGAGGCAACCATCACCATGGAAAAACATGTGCCCACCGAAGAATTGCAGGACGCCTTATCCGCTGCGGGAAATTATACCATCCAAATGACCCTTCCTCCATCACATGATGGGCATCATCACCAACCTCATTAA
- a CDS encoding HAD-IC family P-type ATPase yields MNLEKIPELPQVTSQYTCPMHPEIVQDGPGSCPICGMDLVPITPTEEENGTYKELLQKFKVAVLFTLPIFIISMGEMIPGNPLSHVLPPAVSNWLQFLFSLPVIFYATWMFFQRAWVSIRTWNLNMFTLIGIGAGAAFLFSIIALLFPSIFPAQFKGHDGSVHLYFEAATVILTLVLLGQLLEARAHSQTSGAVKALLKLSPTDAILVVNGEDRSISINDIKKGDLLRVKPGEKIPVDGRITAGSSSVDEAMITGEPIPVNKKEGDKVSSGTINGTRSFIMEAEKVGADTLLAQIIQMVNTASRSRAPIQKLADRIAKFFVPIVIGVAVITFMVWAIWGPDPAYVFAFVNALAVLIIACPCALGLATPMSVMVGVGKGAQSGVLIKNAEAL; encoded by the coding sequence ATGAACCTGGAAAAAATTCCGGAACTGCCGCAGGTTACCTCGCAATACACCTGCCCCATGCATCCGGAAATAGTGCAGGATGGACCCGGTTCCTGCCCTATTTGCGGGATGGATTTAGTACCCATAACCCCAACCGAGGAAGAAAATGGCACCTATAAAGAATTATTGCAGAAATTTAAAGTTGCGGTTCTGTTTACCCTTCCCATTTTTATTATCTCCATGGGAGAAATGATACCGGGCAATCCGCTTTCTCATGTATTACCTCCGGCGGTTTCTAACTGGCTGCAGTTTTTGTTTTCCCTGCCGGTCATCTTTTATGCCACTTGGATGTTCTTCCAGCGGGCCTGGGTTTCCATTCGCACCTGGAATTTGAATATGTTTACCCTGATTGGCATTGGCGCTGGCGCCGCCTTTCTATTTAGTATCATAGCCTTATTATTTCCTTCCATTTTTCCCGCCCAGTTCAAGGGTCATGACGGAAGCGTGCACCTTTATTTTGAAGCGGCAACCGTTATTCTTACCCTGGTTTTACTGGGGCAATTATTAGAGGCCAGGGCCCATAGCCAAACCAGCGGGGCGGTAAAAGCGCTTTTAAAACTTTCGCCAACCGATGCGATTTTGGTCGTGAACGGAGAAGACAGAAGTATCTCGATAAATGATATAAAAAAAGGCGATTTGCTGCGGGTAAAGCCGGGAGAGAAAATTCCGGTAGATGGAAGAATAACAGCAGGTTCCAGCAGCGTTGATGAAGCGATGATAACCGGCGAACCCATTCCGGTAAATAAAAAAGAAGGCGATAAAGTTAGCTCCGGCACCATTAACGGCACCCGCTCTTTTATCATGGAAGCCGAGAAAGTAGGCGCGGACACCTTGCTTGCGCAGATAATACAGATGGTAAATACTGCCAGCCGCTCCCGGGCGCCCATTCAAAAACTGGCCGATAGAATAGCCAAATTTTTTGTACCGATTGTTATTGGCGTTGCAGTAATCACTTTTATGGTATGGGCTATCTGGGGTCCTGACCCTGCTTATGTTTTTGCCTTCGTAAATGCCCTGGCGGTTTTAATTATTGCCTGCCCTTGTGCTTTAGGGCTGGCCACCCCCATGTCGGTAATGGTAGGCGTAGGTAAAGGCGCCCAAAGCGGCGTACTGATTAAAAATGCCGAAGCACTGTAA
- a CDS encoding HAD-IC family P-type ATPase: protein MGLAALNDFSSVTGKGVMGLVDGKKTALGNKKLMELVQATVSPQMEAEVIKEQSAGKTISYLAVDGEVKGYIAITDAIKATSKQAIKYLMENGVEVIMLTGDNANTAKAVAEELHLSSFKAEVLPADKLNEIKQLQAQGKVVAMDGNGINDAPALAQADIGIAMGTGTDVAIESAAITLLKGDLQCIVKAKELSHAVMRNIKQNLFFAFIYNVLGIPIAAGVLYPAFGLLLSPIIAAAAMSVSSVSVIVNSLRLRNLTLK from the coding sequence ATAGGACTTGCTGCTTTAAATGATTTTTCTTCCGTAACCGGCAAAGGCGTAATGGGTTTGGTAGACGGGAAAAAGACGGCCCTGGGTAATAAAAAATTAATGGAGCTGGTGCAGGCAACGGTTTCCCCGCAGATGGAAGCAGAAGTTATTAAAGAACAATCAGCCGGTAAAACCATTTCTTATTTAGCCGTGGATGGAGAAGTGAAAGGTTATATTGCCATTACCGATGCGATTAAAGCCACGAGTAAACAAGCCATTAAATATTTGATGGAAAATGGCGTAGAAGTAATTATGCTCACCGGCGATAATGCTAATACGGCAAAAGCCGTAGCAGAAGAACTGCACTTAAGCAGCTTTAAAGCCGAAGTCTTACCGGCCGATAAATTAAACGAAATAAAGCAACTGCAGGCACAAGGAAAAGTAGTGGCCATGGATGGTAATGGCATCAACGATGCGCCCGCCCTGGCGCAGGCTGATATAGGCATAGCCATGGGTACGGGCACCGATGTAGCCATTGAAAGTGCCGCTATTACTTTGCTGAAAGGCGATTTGCAGTGCATTGTAAAAGCAAAAGAACTTAGCCACGCGGTCATGCGCAACATCAAACAAAACTTATTCTTTGCCTTTATTTATAATGTACTGGGTATCCCCATCGCCGCGGGCGTGCTATATCCGGCATTTGGCCTGTTGCTTTCACCCATAATTGCGGCCGCAGCTATGAGCGTTAGTTCGGTTTCGGTAATTGTAAACTCCTTGCGTTTGCGAAACTTAACCTTAAAATAA
- a CDS encoding efflux RND transporter periplasmic adaptor subunit — protein MYLRRFDVITFSSGCICHAHLIKKDPKLLPGMFVTASIQTGQRKVSVLLETALVQLEGKDYIFMEEQTNQFKKIPVEIGIKNHNKVEIKLPEEIKASEKIVLQGAHNLLTIQANAGE, from the coding sequence TTGTACTTACGACGCTTCGATGTTATTACTTTTTCTTCAGGTTGTATTTGCCACGCTCATCTTATTAAAAAAGATCCTAAACTGTTGCCTGGTATGTTCGTAACTGCCTCTATCCAAACTGGCCAGCGAAAAGTTTCAGTTTTACTGGAAACAGCCCTGGTACAACTGGAAGGGAAAGACTACATTTTTATGGAAGAGCAAACAAATCAGTTCAAAAAGATTCCGGTAGAGATAGGAATAAAAAATCATAATAAAGTGGAAATTAAATTACCCGAAGAAATAAAAGCTTCGGAGAAAATAGTCTTGCAGGGTGCCCATAATTTGCTGACAATTCAAGCTAACGCGGGCGAATAA
- a CDS encoding cation diffusion facilitator family transporter, translating into MDREDHKIAKGKKAQRTTLIGIGTSFLLVIVKGIAGIIGNSYALIADAIESLTDIFTSSLLLVGFRVASKPADQDHPYGHGKAEPITSLIVVLGLIVAATIIVAKSFQNLRTPHAIPEPFTLIVLIAVVIAKEWIARYIKKQGEAVESKAMEADAFHHRSDAITSAAAFIGITIALIGGKGYENADDYAALLASLIIYYNGFIIGKAAIRELMDEAPFEQFKAQIREVALKTEKVLGLDKTNVRKMGLDHYVDMHVIVNGKLTVEEGHQIAHALKNRLLIYFPTIQDVIINIEPN; encoded by the coding sequence ATGGATCGGGAAGATCACAAGATTGCTAAGGGGAAAAAGGCCCAGCGCACGACATTAATTGGAATAGGGACAAGTTTTCTGCTGGTCATCGTGAAGGGTATAGCGGGAATTATTGGTAATTCTTATGCCTTGATTGCGGATGCGATTGAGTCTTTAACCGATATATTTACTTCTTCCCTGTTGTTAGTGGGTTTCCGAGTAGCTTCTAAACCGGCCGATCAAGATCATCCGTATGGTCATGGGAAAGCCGAGCCGATCACTTCCCTCATTGTGGTATTAGGTTTGATTGTAGCCGCCACCATCATTGTGGCAAAAAGCTTTCAGAATTTACGCACGCCGCACGCCATACCCGAACCCTTTACCCTAATCGTGCTAATTGCCGTTGTAATCGCGAAGGAATGGATTGCCCGGTATATTAAAAAACAAGGGGAAGCGGTGGAGAGCAAGGCCATGGAAGCAGATGCCTTTCATCACCGCAGTGATGCGATTACTTCTGCCGCAGCTTTTATTGGTATTACAATAGCTTTAATTGGGGGTAAAGGATATGAGAATGCAGATGATTATGCGGCTCTCCTCGCTTCCTTAATTATTTATTATAATGGGTTTATCATTGGCAAAGCTGCTATCCGGGAATTAATGGATGAGGCGCCTTTTGAACAATTTAAAGCACAAATAAGAGAAGTGGCCCTTAAAACAGAAAAGGTTTTAGGATTAGATAAAACCAATGTTCGCAAGATGGGCTTGGACCATTACGTGGATATGCATGTGATTGTGAATGGAAAATTAACGGTGGAAGAAGGTCATCAGATAGCTCATGCGTTGAAAAATCGGCTATTAATCTATTTTCCAACCATTCAGGACGTTATTATAAATATTGAACCCAATTGA